A region of the Nocardia nova SH22a genome:
GCTGGCACGCCGCGAAGGTCTCCCGCATCGAGCACGGCACCCAAGCCATCTCCGAAGACGATCTGGCCGCGTGGTGCCAGATCACCGGCGCCACAGACGAATACCCCGATTTGCTCGCCACCGTGCGCAACATCTCCGCGGCCTGGATAGAGTGGCGGCGCATCGTCGGCCACGGCTACACCAACCACCAACGCCAGATCGGCGGCGTGGAGGAGCGGACCGAACTGCTCCGCGGGTACGACCCCCAGGTCTTCCACGGTCTGCTCCAGACACCCGACTACGCCCGCGCGCTGATGGCGGCGGGCATGGAATTCCTCAACACCAATCGCGACCTGGATGCGGCTGTCGCGGCGCGCGTGCAGCGACAACGAATCCTGCACCGCGGCCGCCACCGCTTCTACCTCCTGGTCGGCGAGCAGGCGCTACGAACCACGGTCGGCGACAGCGAGGTGATGGCAGACCAGCTGCGCCACGTACTCGATCTGATGGAGCTTCCCCGCCTGGTGTTCGGCATCGTCCCAGCTGACAGCCCGTACTTCCGCCGTACGACCGATTTCGTGCTGTACGACCGCCGGAAGGTGTTGGTGGAGACCATCACCGCCGAGTCTGCGGTCACGCAGCCGCGCGAGATCGCCCTGTACGAGAAGGTCTTCAACCAGCTGTCGGAGCAGGCCGTCCACGGTGACGATGCTCGCGATCTGATCGGCGACGCGCTCGGCCGCCTCGCATGATAGGCGCTGCACCGTGTCGAGATTGGTGGCCGACACAGCCGATGGGGTAGAGCGGACCTACCTCATCAGGCCCGGGCGCGAGGGTGGTCCCTGTCGACGCCGACAGGCCAGGCGACCGGCGGGAGCTCTGAAGCGGCGCATCGATGTGCCAGGGTGACGGCCCATGACCCGTCGATCCGTGAACGATCTGCCGCGCCAGGCCTCCCGTCGTGACGACTCGATCAGCGAGGAATGGATCGAGCAGCAGTTGAAGAACTTCCCGCCGGGATCGATGGACGGCGCGATCCGGATGCTGAAGGCGTTCGAGCGCGCCGACCGGCGTGCCGCCGCTCACCGTCCGGCAGAAGGTCATCACCTGAGCCCGGCCCCCACCCCTGAACCGGTCGTAAGGCGGGGTCGTATGAACACCCCGACACCGACCGTCCCGAAGCGAATCCGCTGCAAGCGGAAAGAGGCCGCGATCCTGCTGGCCATCTCCGAAAGCACCCTCGACCGCCTCCGTGCCGCCGGGGAGATCGTGGCCCGCCTCGATGGCGGCTGCGTCTTCTACGACTACGACGAGCTGGTCTCCTACGCGAAGTCTCGGGAGTGCGCATGAGCGCCGATGGAGTGCCCGTACCGGTCCAGATCAGCTACTCCGTCGCCCAGGCCGCTGCCGCTACTGGCATGAGCGAGTGGACGATTCGGAAGCTGGTGCGCGAGCATCGTTTGGCCGCACGGTATTTGAACTCTCAGATCCTGATCGATCCCGAATCGCTAGCGTCGTTCTACAAGTCGCTGCCGTCCGAGCGGCAGGTCGAGCGCGAGTGCGCGGCGAACCGAACGAACCAATCCCCTGAACATCGCGTCAGCCAGAGGGTCGAGCTATCGGGTCTGAGCAAGGCTGCCGCTCGGAAGGTCCTGCGAACTGCGGAGCGTGAAGCGTACCGGGAGAAGTACATCAAGGAGGTCGTGGACGCCGCGCCACCGCTCACCGAACAGCAGAAAGTCATTCTCCGGGGTGCACTGCTCCCGGCCTATCGGAAGATCCAGCAGGAACGGGCGGCCGAGGCGGCGAATCCTGCGACTCCAGAAAAACCTCCGCCGGTCGGACGGTAATCGCAGGTCAAAGGGGCCACAACCCAGAGCGCCCGGGCTTAGACTCCATAGGTCACCTGTATCGTGCGGGGACGGCGGAGCCGGTGGGCAGGCTTGTGGTGGCTACACAGTGTCGGGGTCGGGAACGACACCGAAGGACGCAGGCCATGATCAGGAGAGGATTGGCCGCTGTAGCAGCACTGACGATCTTTGTCGGCCTGGGAGCGACCGCATGTAGTAACGACGACAGCGGGACTGCTCCACCGGCACAGGTGCAGGCACCCCGGGACACGACGACCATTGACGCAGAACATCACCCCACCGCCCACATCGGGTCCACAATCGGGGTGCAGACCGACGATCCCACCAACTACGGATCCGGGACGCAGGAGTACACCATCCTCCGGCCCAACGGCAATCTCTCGGTCGACGTCCAGGTCTCGCAGGTGGCGGGGTCGGTGGGTCTGGGGAACTTCTCGGCGCTCACCGACGCTGGCACCAGACTCGACAACGATCCTGCGGCCACCACCGTTAAAGTCTCGGGACAGTTGGTGACAGGAGAGGTACGCAGAGGATCCGTAGTGTTTGCAGTCCCCGCTGGCGAGCATGTCACGAAGATCTTCGTCGATCAGGCGTACACGGTAATTGCGGAGTGGGACCTCTGAAACGCCAGGTCTGGCAACGCCGCGGTCAGGGGGTCCATCCGGCGGACACCCTGACCGGCACTTGCAACTACTCGCGTGACGCTAGTGGTTGCCCAGTGATCAGCGCGACGAGGTCCCGCAGCTCCATGTGCACCCACTGACTCATCGGGTCGGCCACACCTCGGCGCTTCGACACCACCACGCCGACGAGGGCTCCATCGTTGGCGGCTTCCTGGTGCGCTTCACGTATCCACCCCGGCAGATCCTGCCGCGCGCAGTCCTTCGTTTCGATCACCACGCGCTGCCCGTGCGCCCGCACTCCGGCGATATCCCCGCGGTCCTTGGCGCCGTTGCGAACTCGCCGATCGATACGGTCGTCGTCCAGGGCCTCGGCGAGTGCGTCGGCGATCGACCGCTCGAACGCCGCACCCGCCTTCTTCGCCGATGCCCGCGTACGGCTCACGATGCCTCTGGACCGGAGACGGGACCGTAGCGGCGGTCCATGTC
Encoded here:
- a CDS encoding helix-turn-helix domain-containing protein — translated: MSADGVPVPVQISYSVAQAAAATGMSEWTIRKLVREHRLAARYLNSQILIDPESLASFYKSLPSERQVERECAANRTNQSPEHRVSQRVELSGLSKAAARKVLRTAEREAYREKYIKEVVDAAPPLTEQQKVILRGALLPAYRKIQQERAAEAANPATPEKPPPVGR
- a CDS encoding helix-turn-helix domain-containing protein — its product is MTNAGEARRDLGARLRGLRIAARLRGYQLAEQAGWHAAKVSRIEHGTQAISEDDLAAWCQITGATDEYPDLLATVRNISAAWIEWRRIVGHGYTNHQRQIGGVEERTELLRGYDPQVFHGLLQTPDYARALMAAGMEFLNTNRDLDAAVAARVQRQRILHRGRHRFYLLVGEQALRTTVGDSEVMADQLRHVLDLMELPRLVFGIVPADSPYFRRTTDFVLYDRRKVLVETITAESAVTQPREIALYEKVFNQLSEQAVHGDDARDLIGDALGRLA
- a CDS encoding helix-turn-helix domain-containing protein, which encodes MTRRSVNDLPRQASRRDDSISEEWIEQQLKNFPPGSMDGAIRMLKAFERADRRAAAHRPAEGHHLSPAPTPEPVVRRGRMNTPTPTVPKRIRCKRKEAAILLAISESTLDRLRAAGEIVARLDGGCVFYDYDELVSYAKSRECA